The Primulina tabacum isolate GXHZ01 chromosome 7, ASM2559414v2, whole genome shotgun sequence genome includes a window with the following:
- the LOC142550680 gene encoding uncharacterized protein LOC142550680 — protein sequence MGFRLEEKDEEIERLMEENGVIREIYGEVVPKKVDGETFWCLYFYKAQKVIEAEEVRVRFVKRAIAEEEEELSWDVDDDDNINDYFNSHEGRDGFEPMDKESAKFTAEKWRERSGKGYVSCFWKCGDEGKVADHGSFSTSNLGDLLKRLSAVEEDEELTWDVEDDKDEHIQS from the exons ATGGGGTTTAGACTTGAGGAAAAGGATGAGGAAATCGAGCGATTGATGGAGGAAAATGGGGTGATCAGGGAAATTTATGGTGAGGTTGTGCCGAAGAAAGTTGACGGGGAGACCTTTTGGTGTCTGTATTTTTACAAGGCACAGAAGGTGATTGAAGCCGAGGAGGTGAGAGTGAGGTTTGTGAAACGAGCTATTGCGGAGGAGGAAGAGGAGTTGAGCTGGGATGTTGATGACGATGACAATatcaatgattattttaattccCACGAAGGGAGAGATGGATTTGAACCGATGGATAAAGAAAGTGCGAAATTTACCGCTGAAAAGTGGAGAGAAAGGAGTGGAAAGGGAT ATGTAAGCTGCTTTTGGAAGTGTGGTGATGAGGGCAAGGTCGCCGATCATGGGAGCTTCAGCACCAGTAATTTGGGTGATTTGCTAAAACGATTGAGTGCCgtcgaagaagatgaagagcTTACCTGGGATGTTGAGGATGACAAGGACGAGCATATCCAGTCGTGA